The Euphorbia lathyris chromosome 3, ddEupLath1.1, whole genome shotgun sequence genome contains a region encoding:
- the LOC136224320 gene encoding mitochondrial import receptor subunit TOM40-1, translating into MAGIVSPGTSLLGDATSASVNKIIEVQKKVDYMKLPCPIPYEELHREALMSLKPEVFEGMRFDFTKGLNQKFSLSHSVFMGPMELPSQSAETIKIPTAHYEFGANFVDPKLMLIGRVLTDGRLNARVKCDLTDDLSLKANAQLTHEPHMSHAMFNFDYKGTDYRAQIQLGNGALFGASYIQSVTPNMSLGGEVFWAGQHRKSGLGYAARYETDKMVATGQVASTGMVLLSYVQKISEKVSLATDLMYNYLSRDVTASVGYDYILRQARLRGKIDSNGTATAFLEERLNMGLNFVLSAELDHQKKDYKFGFGLTVG; encoded by the exons ATGGCGGGGATAGTATCTCCAGGTACATCGCTGTTAGGCGATGCAACTTCCGCTTCAGTTAACAAGATCATTGAAGTTCAGAAGAAAGTCGATTACATGAAACTTCCTTGCCCTATTCCTTATGAAGAACTCCATCGCGAAGCTCTTA TGTCTTTAAAGCCAGAGGTTTTTGAGGGGATGCGCTTTGATTTTACCAAAGGACTCAATCAGAAATTCTCCCTCAGCCACAG TGTTTTTATGGGACCTATGGAACTCCCCTCCCAATCGGCAGAAACTATCAAAATCCCCACTGCTCACTATGAGTTTGGTGCTAATTTTGTAGATCCGAAG CTAATGCTTATTGGGAGAGTGTTGACAGATGGAAGATTAAATGCTAGAGTGAAGTGTGATTTGACTGATGATCTTAGTTTGAAGGCTAATGCGCAG CTCACACATGAGCCGCATATGTCACATGCCATGTTCAATTTCGATTACAAG GGCACGGATTACAGGGCCCAGATTCAACTGGGAAATGGTGCCTTATTTGGGGCTAGTTACATTCAG AGTGTGACCCCAAATATGTCTTTGGGTGGTGAAGTATTTTGGGCTGGTCAGCATAGGAAGTCTGGCCTTGGGTATGCTGCTCGGTATGAGACAGATAAGATG GTTGCGACTGGGCAAGTTGCTAGTACTGGAATGGTGCTTTTGAGCTATGTCCAAAAGATTTCTGAGAAG GTTTCACTAGCAACTGACTTGATGTACAACTACTTGTCAAGAGATGTGACAGCAAGTGTTGGTTATGATTACATCCTTCGACAA GCTCGTCTAAGAGGGAAAATTGATTCCAATGGCACTGCAACAGCTTTCTTGGAAGAGCGTTTAAATATGGGTCTCAATTTCGTTCTTTCTGCAGAG TTAGATCATCAGAAGAAAGACTACAAGTTCGGGTTTGGGTTGACAGTGGGGTAA